One window from the genome of Crassostrea angulata isolate pt1a10 chromosome 2, ASM2561291v2, whole genome shotgun sequence encodes:
- the LOC128171530 gene encoding perlucin-like protein, whose protein sequence is MESGKSQLWFLIIFSLASTAVSRTHCEKGWFPFENHCYKFSSSTATFKDAMIFCNNLGAELLELQSKAEEDWIDLQCRVRGYTDGVWLGLSDVQTEGQFVSLSDARKPQGNFRNWAKGEPNNNGHNEHCAMYWTAITLTTANTVPCIGRQ, encoded by the exons ATGGAAAGTGGAAAAAGTCAGCtatggtttttaattattttctctCTGGCATCTACGGCGG TATCGCGGACTCATTGCGAAAAAGGATGGTTTCCATTTGAAAATCACTGCTATAAATTCTCGTCCTCTACAGCAACATTTAAAGACGCCATG aTATTCTGTAACAACCTCGGAGCAGAACTTTTGGAGTTACAAAGCAAAGCAGAAGAAGACTGGATTGATTTGCAGTGTCGTGTTAGAG GTTATACAGATGGAGTTTGGCTAGGACTAAGTGATGTTCAGACAGAAGGACAATTTGTTAGCCTGTCGGACGCACGGAAACCTCAAGGAAATTTTAGGAACTGGGCAAAAGGAGAACCTAATAACAATGGACACAATGAACACTGTGCCATGTATTGGACGGCAATAACACTAACAACAGCGAACACTGTGCCATGTATTGGACGGCAATAA